TCGTCATCCTGATCGCCTACGGCACCATGGAGGACGCCGAGGCCAGGCGGTACCAGCCTCGCGTCGTTTTCGTCGACTCCGACAACCGTCAGATCGACCTCGGCGCGCACGCGTCCGATCCCGCCTACGTGCCCGACGACGCAGGCGAACTCCTCTCCCCGCGAGGGCTGCGCTAGTGCTGCTGGCCATCGACGTCCGCAACACGCACACCGTCGTCGGACTGATCTCCGGGACCGGCGACAACGCACGTGTGGTGCAGCAGTGGCGAATTCGCACAGAACCGGAGGTCACCGCCGACGAACTGGCGCTGACCATCGACGGGCTCATCGGTGAGGACTCGGAGCGCCTCACGGGTGCGGCCGCGCTGTCCACCGTGCCGTCGGTTCTGCACGAGGTCCGGGTCATGCTCGAGCAGTACTGGGAGTCGGTGCCGCACGTGCTGATCGAACCCGGCGTGCGAACCGGCATCCCGCTTTTGGTCGACAATCCGAAGGAGGTTGGTGCGGACCGAATCGTCAACGCACTGGCGGCCTTCCACAGATACGGCCAACCTGCCATCGTGGTCGATTTCGGGTCCTCGATCTGCGTCGATGTGGTTTCGGCGAAGGGGGAGTTCCTCGGTGGGGCCATCGCGCCCGGCGTGCAGGTGTCCTCCGATGCGGCGGCCGCCAGGTCGGCGGCGCTGCGCCGGGTTGAGCTGACCCGGCCCCGGTCGGTGGTCGGCAAGAACACCGTCGAGTGCATGCAGGCCGGGGCCGTGTTCGGGTTCGCGGGTCTTGTCGAAGGCGTGATCCGGCGCATCCGCGAGGACGTCGACGGGTTCG
The DNA window shown above is from Mycolicibacterium confluentis and carries:
- a CDS encoding type III pantothenate kinase: MLLAIDVRNTHTVVGLISGTGDNARVVQQWRIRTEPEVTADELALTIDGLIGEDSERLTGAAALSTVPSVLHEVRVMLEQYWESVPHVLIEPGVRTGIPLLVDNPKEVGADRIVNALAAFHRYGQPAIVVDFGSSICVDVVSAKGEFLGGAIAPGVQVSSDAAAARSAALRRVELTRPRSVVGKNTVECMQAGAVFGFAGLVEGVIRRIREDVDGFDGDDVVIVATGHTAPLLLPELRITAHHDPHLTLDGLRLVFERNRDNSRGRLRQAR